A genome region from Crossiella equi includes the following:
- a CDS encoding PTS transporter subunit EIIC, with amino-acid sequence MSTASTTGGREVKGLATLQKLGRSLMLPIAVLPAAGLLARLGDKDMLGSFSWFSDAAAVIAAAGGAILDGLPLLFAVGVAIGFAKKADGSTALSAVVGYLVMQGVFKALSPVVLGKAAEGAKQQLVDYKVLGGILVGVVAALLWQRYHRIKLPPYLAFFGGRRFVPILLSVVIAILAVPLALVYPWFNSGLTWLGEQITANAVIGGGAFGLLNRFLLPLGLHHIVNTTVWQVFGDFTDATGKVVHGDYNRFLAGDPSAGTFLTGFFPIMMFALPAAALAIWHTARPAQRKLVGGIMLSAALTAFLTGVTEPLEFAFMFVAWPLYIIHAILTGVSLALVNALDIHHGFSFSAGAIDYVLNFGIAQKPLLLIPIGLAFAVVYYFVFRFVITKWNLATPGRESDAEAIDPSAAADAEEDKKSARSKKD; translated from the coding sequence ATGAGCACCGCCTCGACGACCGGCGGACGTGAAGTGAAGGGCCTGGCTACGCTGCAGAAGCTGGGCCGCAGCCTGATGCTGCCGATCGCGGTGCTACCCGCGGCCGGCCTCCTTGCCCGGCTCGGCGACAAGGACATGCTGGGCTCGTTCTCGTGGTTCTCCGACGCCGCCGCCGTCATCGCGGCCGCGGGCGGGGCCATCCTGGACGGTCTGCCGCTGCTGTTCGCCGTGGGTGTCGCCATCGGGTTCGCGAAGAAGGCCGACGGGTCCACCGCGCTGTCCGCGGTGGTCGGCTACCTGGTGATGCAGGGTGTGTTCAAGGCCCTGTCCCCGGTCGTGCTCGGCAAGGCCGCGGAAGGCGCGAAGCAGCAACTGGTCGACTACAAGGTGCTCGGCGGCATCCTGGTCGGTGTCGTCGCGGCCCTGCTGTGGCAGCGGTACCACCGCATCAAGCTGCCCCCGTACCTGGCGTTCTTCGGCGGCCGCCGGTTCGTGCCGATCCTGCTGTCGGTCGTGATCGCGATCCTGGCCGTGCCGCTGGCGCTGGTGTACCCGTGGTTCAACAGCGGCCTGACCTGGCTGGGCGAGCAGATCACCGCCAACGCGGTCATCGGCGGTGGCGCGTTCGGCCTGCTCAACCGGTTCCTGCTGCCGCTGGGCCTGCACCACATCGTCAACACCACCGTGTGGCAGGTCTTCGGCGACTTCACCGACGCCACCGGCAAGGTCGTGCACGGTGACTACAACCGGTTCCTGGCGGGCGACCCGAGCGCGGGCACCTTCCTCACCGGCTTCTTCCCGATCATGATGTTCGCCCTGCCCGCCGCGGCGCTGGCCATCTGGCACACCGCCCGGCCCGCGCAGCGCAAGCTGGTCGGCGGCATCATGCTCTCCGCCGCGCTGACCGCGTTCCTCACCGGCGTCACCGAGCCGCTGGAGTTCGCGTTCATGTTCGTCGCGTGGCCGCTGTACATCATCCACGCGATCCTGACCGGTGTGTCGCTCGCGCTGGTGAACGCACTGGACATCCACCACGGGTTCTCCTTCTCCGCCGGTGCGATCGACTACGTGCTGAACTTCGGCATCGCGCAGAAGCCCTTGCTGCTCATCCCGATCGGCCTGGCCTTCGCGGTGGTCTACTACTTCGTGTTCCGCTTCGTCATCACCAAGTGGAACCTGGCGACCCCGGGCCGCGAGTCGGACGCGGAAGCGATCGACCCGAGCGCGGCGGCCGACGCCGAAGAGGACAAGAAGAGCGCGCGGTCCAAGAAGGACTGA
- a CDS encoding HPr family phosphocarrier protein, with protein MPELRVTVASRVGLHARPAAVLAKAAAEQPVAVTIRKEGGDPVAASSVLGLMTLGAMHGDEVVLAAEGEGAEAALEAIGSIIGTDLDQEQPA; from the coding sequence ATGCCGGAGTTGCGGGTCACGGTGGCCAGCCGGGTCGGTCTGCACGCACGGCCCGCGGCCGTGCTGGCGAAGGCCGCGGCTGAGCAGCCGGTGGCGGTCACCATCCGCAAGGAGGGTGGCGACCCGGTCGCCGCGTCGAGCGTGCTGGGGCTGATGACCCTGGGCGCGATGCACGGGGACGAGGTCGTGCTGGCCGCCGAGGGTGAGGGTGCCGAGGCGGCGCTCGAGGCCATCGGGTCGATCATCGGCACCGATCTCGACCAGGAACAGCCCGCCTGA
- a CDS encoding SGNH/GDSL hydrolase family protein, with protein MRSLLLTLLTTLGLALGPLPAVAHTGSAAAGGAAVGEYVALGDSYASGVGAGSYERGSGACRRSRNAYPHLVTHALSPRVMRFVACSGATTSDVLGGQLDALTGSTALVTITVGGNDLDFTGLMTTCVLSGDSACAKRAERASELVRNELPARLGQLYQQIRNRAPNARVLAVGYPRLFEQASCGGGLTAAKRTALNAGADLLAETTAAAARTSGVVFVDVRSRFAGHGICGSPRWVNPLVSPTSDSFHANAAGHAGGYAPAVLAAQGT; from the coding sequence ATGCGCTCCCTGCTCCTCACCCTCCTCACCACCCTGGGCCTCGCCCTGGGCCCGCTGCCCGCGGTGGCGCACACCGGTTCGGCGGCCGCTGGCGGGGCCGCTGTCGGCGAGTACGTGGCGCTGGGCGACTCCTACGCCTCCGGGGTGGGCGCGGGGAGCTACGAACGCGGCAGCGGGGCCTGCCGCCGCAGCCGCAACGCGTACCCGCACCTGGTGACACACGCCCTGTCCCCCAGGGTGATGCGGTTCGTCGCCTGTTCCGGGGCGACCACTTCGGACGTCCTGGGTGGACAGTTGGACGCGCTGACCGGGAGCACGGCGCTGGTGACGATCACGGTCGGCGGCAACGACCTCGACTTCACCGGGTTGATGACCACGTGCGTGCTCAGCGGGGACAGCGCCTGCGCCAAGCGCGCTGAACGGGCTTCGGAGCTGGTCCGCAACGAGCTCCCCGCGCGGCTCGGCCAGCTCTACCAACAAATCCGCAACCGGGCGCCGAACGCCAGGGTGCTGGCCGTGGGGTACCCGAGGCTGTTCGAGCAGGCCTCGTGCGGGGGCGGGCTCACGGCGGCCAAACGCACGGCGCTCAACGCGGGCGCCGACCTGCTCGCCGAGACCACGGCCGCGGCCGCGCGGACGTCCGGTGTGGTGTTCGTGGATGTCCGGTCCCGGTTCGCGGGGCACGGCATCTGTGGCAGCCCGCGCTGGGTCAACCCGTTGGTGTCGCCGACCTCGGACTCCTTCCACGCCAACGCGGCAGGGCATGCCGGGGGGTATGCCCCGGCTGTGCTGGCCGCGCAGGGCACCTGA
- a CDS encoding shikimate dehydrogenase: MAPTEPGTHRPARYRTAILGSPVAHSLSPVLHNAGYQALGLTDWHYERLDCDEHRLPALLAERGPEWRGFSVTMPGKRVALDLASTATGRAHLAGAANTLTPLPDGGWHADCTDVDGITGALTAAGGFAPRPNGGHATILGAGGTALAAIVALADLGLTELTLAVRDPARATDALDTAARAGLKTNTVPLTEAALAPLTATTDVLLSTIPPAATTTLALHLAKAPCVLDVIYHPYPTPLATAVLAAGHHLATGLDMLLHQSFGQFEQFTGHPAPREAMRTALREATGDVLALPL, translated from the coding sequence GTGGCGCCTACTGAGCCCGGCACCCACCGCCCGGCCCGGTACCGCACCGCCATCCTGGGCTCCCCGGTCGCGCACTCCCTGTCCCCGGTCCTGCACAACGCCGGTTACCAGGCCCTGGGCCTGACCGACTGGCACTACGAACGCCTGGACTGCGACGAACACCGCCTCCCGGCCCTGCTCGCCGAGCGGGGCCCGGAGTGGCGGGGCTTCTCGGTCACCATGCCGGGCAAACGCGTGGCCCTGGACCTGGCCAGCACGGCCACCGGCCGGGCCCACCTGGCGGGCGCGGCCAACACCCTGACCCCCCTGCCGGACGGCGGCTGGCACGCCGACTGCACCGACGTCGACGGCATCACCGGTGCCCTCACCGCCGCGGGCGGCTTCGCTCCGCGCCCGAACGGCGGCCACGCCACGATCCTGGGCGCGGGCGGCACCGCCCTGGCCGCGATCGTCGCCCTGGCCGACCTGGGCCTGACCGAGCTCACCCTGGCCGTCCGCGACCCCGCCCGCGCCACCGACGCCCTGGACACCGCGGCCCGGGCAGGCCTGAAGACCAACACCGTCCCGCTCACCGAAGCGGCCCTGGCACCCCTGACGGCCACCACCGACGTCCTGCTGAGCACGATCCCCCCGGCCGCCACGACCACCCTGGCCCTCCACCTGGCCAAGGCTCCGTGCGTCCTGGACGTCATCTACCACCCCTACCCGACCCCGCTGGCCACCGCGGTCCTGGCAGCGGGCCATCACCTGGCCACGGGCCTGGACATGCTCCTGCACCAGTCCTTCGGCCAGTTCGAGCAGTTCACCGGCCACCCCGCCCCCCGCGAAGCCATGCGCACGGCCCTGCGCGAAGCCACGGGCGACGTCTTGGCCCTTCCGCTCTAG
- the mltG gene encoding endolytic transglycosylase MltG translates to MSHDDLGLFDEGPAAGQERSAAEKKAKRTKLLIGAGVAAAVIGVGVWFGALELIGIGSYDDYEGSGDTDVVVQIEAGTISKTGKSLADAGVVASARAYTEAAEENTKLGGVQPGYYLLKTKMSGAAAGNRLLEKDARVGGFEVKGGYQLYDTKLPGDKVNPGILSRIAEASCAKVNGKDTCVSADAIREVMEKGDPASIGVPDWAVGGVSKADPKHRLEGLITPGRYDVRPGSTAEELLKQVLNTSATRLQAIGMPKIARDTGFSDYEVLVIASLIEREGITKDFPKVSRVLYNRLAKDMKLELDSTINYALDRPTVRTKQEDRDKAGAYNTYANTNLPPTPISSPGNEAILAATKPEAGPWIFFVKCYKDGTSCFAETNAQHNQNRTEALARGAY, encoded by the coding sequence GTGAGCCACGACGATCTCGGGTTGTTCGACGAGGGGCCGGCGGCCGGCCAGGAGCGGTCCGCGGCCGAGAAGAAGGCCAAGCGCACCAAGCTGCTGATCGGCGCGGGAGTGGCCGCCGCCGTCATCGGCGTCGGTGTCTGGTTCGGCGCGCTGGAGCTGATCGGCATCGGCTCCTACGACGACTACGAGGGCTCGGGTGACACCGACGTCGTCGTGCAGATCGAAGCGGGCACCATCTCCAAGACCGGCAAGAGCCTCGCCGACGCCGGAGTCGTGGCCAGCGCCCGCGCCTACACCGAGGCCGCCGAGGAGAACACCAAGCTCGGCGGAGTGCAGCCCGGGTACTACCTGCTCAAGACCAAGATGTCCGGCGCCGCGGCGGGCAACCGCCTGCTGGAGAAGGACGCCCGGGTCGGCGGCTTCGAGGTCAAGGGCGGCTACCAGCTCTACGACACCAAGCTGCCCGGCGACAAGGTCAACCCCGGCATCCTGTCCCGCATCGCCGAGGCCAGCTGCGCCAAGGTCAACGGCAAGGACACCTGCGTCAGCGCCGACGCCATCCGCGAGGTCATGGAGAAGGGCGACCCGGCCAGCATCGGCGTCCCCGACTGGGCCGTCGGCGGTGTGAGCAAGGCCGACCCGAAGCACCGCCTGGAAGGTCTCATCACCCCCGGCCGCTACGACGTGCGCCCCGGCTCCACCGCGGAGGAGCTGCTCAAGCAGGTCCTGAACACCTCCGCCACGCGCCTGCAGGCCATCGGCATGCCCAAGATCGCCCGCGACACCGGGTTCAGCGACTACGAGGTCCTGGTCATCGCCTCGCTGATCGAGCGTGAGGGCATCACCAAGGACTTCCCCAAGGTCTCCCGGGTGCTCTACAACCGCCTGGCCAAGGACATGAAGCTGGAGCTCGACTCCACCATCAACTACGCCCTGGACCGCCCGACGGTGCGCACCAAGCAGGAAGACCGCGACAAGGCGGGCGCGTACAACACCTACGCGAACACCAACCTGCCGCCCACCCCCATCTCCTCCCCGGGCAACGAGGCCATCCTGGCCGCGACCAAGCCCGAAGCGGGGCCGTGGATCTTCTTCGTGAAGTGCTACAAGGACGGCACGTCCTGCTTCGCCGAGACCAACGCCCAGCACAACCAGAACCGCACCGAGGCCCTGGCCCGTGGCGCCTACTGA
- the ruvX gene encoding Holliday junction resolvase RuvX, translating to MSQDQQERQPDRPGAQDPGPGRRLAVDVGSVRVGIALSDPAPMLASPLVTLSRDEKDGRDLTELVSLVTEHEVVEVIVGLPRTLAGRHGDAARIAAAYADQLAERVAPVPVRLTDERLTTVSASRMLSQRGVKGKRQRAVIDQAAAVEILQSWLDARANAVAAGRGEEKR from the coding sequence GTGAGCCAGGACCAGCAAGAACGGCAGCCCGACCGCCCCGGAGCCCAGGACCCTGGCCCGGGGCGGCGGCTCGCCGTCGACGTCGGTTCCGTGCGCGTCGGCATCGCCTTGAGCGATCCCGCCCCGATGCTCGCCTCACCGCTGGTTACCCTGTCGCGTGACGAGAAGGACGGCCGGGACCTCACCGAGCTCGTATCCCTCGTCACCGAACATGAGGTGGTCGAGGTGATTGTGGGCCTGCCCAGGACTCTGGCGGGTCGGCACGGTGACGCCGCGCGCATCGCGGCCGCCTACGCCGACCAGCTCGCCGAGCGCGTCGCGCCGGTGCCGGTCCGGCTGACCGACGAACGCCTGACCACGGTCAGCGCCTCGCGCATGCTCAGCCAGCGCGGGGTGAAGGGCAAACGGCAGCGTGCCGTCATCGACCAGGCGGCCGCCGTGGAGATCCTGCAGTCCTGGCTGGATGCCAGGGCCAACGCGGTGGCGGCCGGGCGCGGCGAGGAGAAACGGTGA
- the alaS gene encoding alanine--tRNA ligase: MQTHDIRQRFLDHFQRNGHRVVPSASLILDDPNLLFVNAGMVPFKPFFLGEAPPPSPTATSVQKCVRTLDIDEVGKTTRHNTFFQMAGNFSFGDYFKDGAIQLAWELVTKSPSEGGYGLDESVLWTTVYEDDDEAYDLWHNKIGVPKNRIIRLGKGPNFWSMGVPGPCGPCSEILIDRGPQYGPEFVDPGDGSEPDGDRYMEFWNLVFMQNLRGEGTGKTDFPILGDLPAKNIDTGMGVERVAMLLQGVPNVYETDLIRPVIAKAEELSGRRYGADQVDDVRFRVIADHARSGVMLVGDGVTPGNEARGYVLRRLLRRIVRSIRLLGVQEPVLGEFTKVVADAMAPSYPELKADFERIDAVMRAEEDAFLTTLTSGSKIFDTAAQQTRDSGSTQLAGDKAFQLHDTYGFPIDLTLEMAAEQGLSVDEEGFRTLMAEQRSRAKADAAARKTGHGDLSVYRSVLEEHGPTEFLGYTDLAGQARVIGLLVGGQPARSAAQGTEVELVLDRTPFYAEGGGQIADTGRLVGAGVELAVSDVQRSVPGLFVHRATVVSGEVGLDDVVEASVDVARRNAIQRSHSATHLVHAAVRGAYGKRAAQAGSLNSPGRMRFDFTTPGPVSASVLGEVEEEVNAYLQEDVEVRSITTTMDKALEMGAMALFGEKYGEQVRVVDMGEYSRELCGGTHVRNIAQLGVVKLVGDSSIGSGVHRVEALVGMDAVRYINKEHLLVTQLADQFKVPAADLPERINGVVAKLRAAEKTIEQLRVGEVLRSAGDIAGRAQQLGDLAVVAEQVPDGVAAGDLRALTTEVRNRLGSRAGVVALFSADPEAGKVAFVVATTAAARDLGHAAGKLVPSFAGELGARGGGKPDMAQGGGDNPAGVPGAIAALTRSLGGQ, encoded by the coding sequence GTGCAGACCCATGACATCCGGCAGCGGTTCCTCGACCACTTCCAGCGCAACGGGCACCGCGTCGTGCCCAGCGCCTCGCTGATCCTCGACGACCCCAACCTGCTGTTCGTCAACGCGGGCATGGTGCCGTTCAAGCCGTTCTTCCTCGGCGAGGCCCCGCCGCCGTCCCCGACCGCCACCAGCGTGCAGAAGTGCGTGCGCACCCTGGACATCGACGAGGTCGGCAAGACCACCCGGCACAACACGTTCTTCCAGATGGCCGGCAACTTCTCCTTCGGCGACTACTTCAAGGACGGTGCCATCCAGCTCGCCTGGGAGCTGGTCACCAAGTCGCCGTCCGAGGGCGGTTACGGCCTGGACGAGTCCGTGCTGTGGACCACGGTCTACGAGGACGACGACGAGGCCTACGACCTGTGGCACAACAAGATCGGCGTGCCCAAGAACCGCATCATCCGCCTGGGCAAGGGCCCGAACTTCTGGTCCATGGGCGTGCCCGGCCCGTGCGGCCCGTGCTCGGAGATCCTCATCGACCGCGGCCCGCAGTACGGCCCGGAGTTCGTCGACCCCGGTGACGGCTCCGAGCCCGACGGTGATCGCTACATGGAGTTCTGGAACCTCGTGTTCATGCAGAACCTCCGCGGCGAGGGCACCGGCAAGACCGACTTCCCGATCCTCGGCGACCTGCCCGCGAAGAACATCGACACCGGCATGGGTGTCGAGCGCGTGGCCATGCTGCTGCAGGGTGTGCCCAACGTCTACGAGACCGACCTGATCCGCCCGGTCATCGCCAAGGCCGAGGAGCTCTCCGGCCGCCGCTACGGCGCCGACCAGGTCGATGACGTGCGCTTCCGCGTCATCGCCGACCACGCCCGCTCCGGCGTCATGCTCGTCGGCGACGGCGTCACCCCCGGCAACGAGGCCCGCGGCTACGTGCTGCGCCGCCTGCTGCGCCGCATCGTGCGCTCCATCCGCCTGCTCGGTGTGCAGGAGCCCGTGCTCGGCGAGTTCACCAAGGTCGTCGCCGACGCCATGGCCCCGTCCTACCCGGAGCTCAAGGCCGACTTCGAGCGCATCGACGCGGTCATGCGCGCCGAGGAGGACGCCTTCCTCACCACGCTGACCAGCGGCTCGAAGATCTTCGACACCGCCGCCCAGCAAACCCGGGACAGCGGCAGCACCCAGCTGGCCGGTGACAAGGCCTTCCAGCTGCACGACACCTACGGCTTCCCCATCGACCTCACCCTGGAGATGGCCGCCGAGCAGGGTCTGAGCGTCGACGAGGAGGGCTTCCGCACCCTCATGGCCGAGCAGCGCTCGCGCGCCAAGGCCGACGCCGCCGCCCGCAAGACCGGGCACGGCGACCTCAGCGTGTACCGCTCGGTGCTGGAGGAGCACGGTCCGACCGAGTTCCTCGGCTACACCGACCTCGCGGGCCAGGCCCGGGTGATCGGCCTGCTCGTCGGCGGCCAGCCCGCCCGCAGCGCCGCGCAGGGCACCGAGGTGGAGCTCGTGCTCGACCGCACCCCGTTCTACGCCGAGGGCGGTGGCCAGATCGCCGACACCGGCCGCCTCGTCGGCGCCGGGGTCGAGCTGGCCGTCTCCGACGTGCAGCGCAGCGTGCCCGGCCTGTTCGTGCACCGCGCCACCGTGGTCTCCGGCGAGGTCGGCCTGGACGACGTGGTGGAGGCCTCGGTCGACGTGGCCCGCCGCAACGCCATCCAGCGTTCGCACTCGGCCACCCACCTCGTGCACGCCGCCGTGCGCGGGGCCTACGGCAAGCGCGCCGCCCAGGCCGGTTCGCTGAACTCGCCCGGTCGCATGCGCTTCGACTTCACCACCCCCGGCCCGGTCTCGGCCTCGGTGCTGGGCGAGGTCGAGGAGGAGGTGAACGCCTACCTCCAGGAGGACGTGGAGGTGCGCTCGATCACCACCACCATGGACAAGGCCCTCGAGATGGGCGCCATGGCCCTCTTCGGTGAGAAGTACGGCGAGCAGGTCCGCGTGGTCGACATGGGCGAGTACTCCCGCGAGCTCTGCGGTGGCACGCACGTGCGCAACATCGCCCAGCTCGGCGTGGTCAAGCTCGTCGGCGACTCCTCCATCGGCTCCGGCGTGCACCGCGTCGAGGCCTTGGTCGGCATGGACGCCGTGCGCTACATCAACAAGGAGCACCTGCTGGTCACCCAGCTCGCCGACCAGTTCAAGGTGCCCGCCGCCGACTTGCCCGAGCGCATCAACGGCGTCGTGGCCAAGCTGCGCGCCGCGGAGAAGACCATCGAGCAGCTGCGCGTGGGTGAGGTGCTCCGCTCCGCCGGGGACATCGCCGGGCGTGCCCAGCAGCTCGGTGACCTGGCCGTCGTCGCCGAGCAGGTGCCGGACGGCGTGGCCGCCGGTGACCTGCGTGCGCTGACCACCGAGGTGCGCAACCGCCTCGGCAGCCGGGCCGGTGTGGTCGCCCTGTTCTCCGCCGACCCGGAGGCCGGCAAGGTCGCGTTCGTGGTGGCCACCACCGCCGCCGCCCGTGACCTCGGCCACGCCGCCGGCAAGCTCGTGCCCTCCTTCGCCGGTGAGCTCGGTGCCCGCGGTGGCGGCAAGCCCGACATGGCCCAGGGCGGTGGCGACAACCCGGCCGGTGTGCCCGGTGCCATCGCCGCGCTGACCCGCTCGCTGGGCGGTCAGTGA
- a CDS encoding DUF948 domain-containing protein, translating to MSPGQIAALVAAGAFVLLVLLLAIPLLKLGRTLDEATTAIRKAHENSDPLFTGANTTLNHVNTQLERVDGITANARAVSGNVSALTSLFTATLGGPLVKAAAFSYGVSKALRARRKRTAAMEPTGRHARRATRRSGKR from the coding sequence GTGTCACCAGGGCAGATTGCCGCGTTGGTCGCGGCAGGCGCCTTCGTGCTGCTGGTGCTGCTGCTTGCGATCCCGCTGCTGAAGCTGGGTCGCACGCTCGACGAGGCCACCACCGCGATCCGCAAGGCGCACGAGAACAGCGACCCGCTGTTCACCGGTGCCAACACCACGCTCAACCACGTCAACACCCAGCTGGAGCGGGTGGACGGGATCACCGCGAACGCCCGCGCCGTCAGCGGTAACGTCTCCGCGCTGACCTCCCTGTTCACCGCCACGCTGGGCGGGCCGCTGGTGAAGGCCGCCGCGTTCTCCTACGGCGTGAGCAAGGCCCTGCGCGCCCGGCGCAAGCGCACCGCCGCCATGGAGCCCACCGGCCGGCACGCCCGGCGCGCCACCCGCAGGAGTGGTAAGCGATGA
- a CDS encoding replication-associated recombination protein A: protein MFAAEVQEKAEEQLAANAPLAVRMRPRSLDEVVGQQHLLGPGAPLRRLVEGAAPASVLLYGPPGTGKTTLATLVSQATGRRFVALSALNAGVKEVREVITEAKRRLGRTAESTVLFIDEVHRFSRTQQDALLGAVEDRTVLLVAATTENPFFSVVSPLLSRSLVLQLKSLTDDDIRTVIRRTAASERGLAGALEIAPDAEDHLVRLAAGDARRSLTALEAAADAALSTGSGVLDLATVESTVDKAAVRYDRQGDQHYDVTSAFIKSIRGSDVDAALHYLARMIEAGEDPRFIARRLVVHASEDIGMADPTALQAAVAASHAVQLIGMPEGRLALAQATIHLATAPKSGAVNAAISAAQEDVRRGAVGPVPPHLRDGHYAGAARLGNAQGYKFPHDVAEGVLTQQYPPDELVGRDYYEPVDRGAERVLHDRVPKLRRMVRGEG, encoded by the coding sequence CTGTTCGCGGCCGAGGTCCAGGAGAAGGCGGAGGAGCAGCTCGCGGCCAACGCGCCTTTGGCGGTGCGCATGCGGCCCCGGTCCCTGGACGAGGTCGTCGGCCAGCAGCACCTGCTTGGCCCCGGCGCCCCGCTGCGCAGGCTGGTCGAGGGCGCGGCCCCCGCGTCGGTGCTGCTCTACGGCCCGCCCGGCACCGGCAAGACCACCCTCGCCACCCTCGTCTCGCAGGCCACCGGACGCCGCTTCGTCGCGCTGTCGGCCCTCAACGCCGGGGTCAAGGAGGTGCGCGAGGTGATCACCGAGGCCAAGCGCCGCCTGGGCCGCACCGCCGAGTCCACCGTGCTGTTCATCGACGAGGTGCACCGCTTCTCCCGCACCCAGCAGGACGCCCTGCTCGGCGCGGTCGAGGACCGCACGGTGCTGCTGGTCGCGGCCACCACCGAGAACCCGTTCTTCTCCGTGGTCTCCCCGCTGCTGTCGCGCTCGCTGGTGCTCCAGCTCAAGTCGCTCACCGACGACGACATCCGCACCGTCATCCGCCGCACCGCCGCCTCCGAACGGGGCCTGGCCGGGGCGCTGGAGATCGCGCCGGACGCCGAGGACCACCTGGTGCGCCTGGCCGCGGGCGATGCCCGCCGCTCGCTGACCGCGCTGGAGGCCGCCGCCGACGCCGCCCTGTCCACCGGGTCCGGTGTGCTCGACCTGGCCACCGTGGAGTCCACCGTCGACAAGGCCGCCGTCCGCTACGACCGGCAGGGCGACCAGCACTACGACGTCACCAGCGCCTTCATCAAGTCCATCCGCGGCTCCGACGTCGACGCCGCCCTGCACTACCTGGCCCGCATGATCGAGGCGGGCGAGGACCCCCGGTTCATCGCCCGGCGCCTGGTCGTGCACGCCAGCGAGGACATCGGGATGGCCGACCCGACCGCACTGCAGGCCGCGGTCGCCGCCAGCCACGCCGTCCAGCTCATCGGCATGCCCGAGGGCCGCCTCGCCCTGGCCCAGGCCACCATCCACCTGGCCACCGCGCCCAAGTCCGGCGCGGTCAACGCCGCCATCAGCGCCGCGCAGGAGGACGTGCGGCGCGGCGCGGTCGGCCCGGTGCCCCCGCACCTGCGCGACGGCCACTACGCGGGCGCGGCCCGGCTCGGCAACGCCCAGGGCTACAAGTTCCCCCACGACGTCGCCGAGGGCGTGCTCACCCAGCAGTACCCGCCGGACGAGCTCGTCGGGCGTGACTACTACGAGCCGGTCGACCGGGGTGCCGAGCGCGTGCTGCACGACCGGGTGCCCAAGCTGCGCCGCATGGTCCGGGGTGAGGGGTGA
- a CDS encoding uridine kinase family protein: protein MRSPAVAPKVVLLAGPSGSGKSHLAARLGWPVLNLDDFYRDGDDPAMPVDASGRADWDHPDSWNAAAALAAIVELSSTGRVDAPVYTIAQDRCTGSHEVVADGPFFLAEGLFADRLVEGCRAAGVLADGIVLAPNRLVTFARRLARDVAEARKPLPYLLRRGLRLMREQPGVVGRCRAAGLRAVTPECAGRELAALAPRPAAAAA, encoded by the coding sequence GTGCGTTCACCTGCCGTTGCGCCCAAGGTCGTGTTGCTCGCGGGTCCCTCCGGATCCGGCAAGTCGCACCTCGCCGCCCGCCTGGGCTGGCCCGTGCTGAACCTGGACGACTTCTACCGCGACGGCGACGACCCGGCGATGCCCGTGGACGCCTCCGGCCGCGCCGACTGGGACCACCCCGACTCCTGGAACGCCGCCGCCGCGCTGGCCGCGATCGTGGAGCTGTCGAGCACCGGGCGGGTCGACGCGCCGGTGTACACGATCGCCCAGGACCGGTGCACCGGCAGCCACGAGGTCGTCGCGGACGGCCCGTTCTTCCTGGCCGAGGGCCTGTTCGCGGACCGCCTGGTCGAGGGCTGCCGCGCCGCCGGGGTGCTCGCCGACGGCATCGTGCTCGCGCCCAACCGGTTGGTCACCTTCGCGCGCCGCCTGGCCCGGGACGTGGCCGAGGCCCGCAAGCCGCTGCCGTACCTGCTGCGCCGGGGCCTGCGCCTGATGCGCGAGCAGCCGGGTGTGGTCGGCCGCTGCCGGGCGGCGGGGCTGCGTGCGGTGACGCCGGAGTGCGCGGGCCGGGAGCTGGCCGCGCTGGCTCCGCGACCGGCTGCCGCGGCGGCGTGA